The nucleotide window CCTTGCCATAAAGCGCAAGGAGATAATAATAGCCTCGATGAAGAGGCTTGCGGAACTCGGCGGGATAGGCGCGTGAAGCGTATATTCTCGATAAAATTATCGGTTAGATCGAGGCTTACGGCGTGGTATGTAGCGCTTCTTACCATCAGCCTCGTAAGCTTTGGCGCGGCCTTCTTCTACGCCATATCGACCGTGTTCGTATCGAGAACGGACGCGCAGATAAGCGCGGTTGCCGAAATGATGCCGCACGCAATAGTGCTGCCGTCGGGGCAGCTTAACGTGCCAAAGCGGTTCGACGTAATACTCGAGCGGTTCTTTGGCGTAAAGACGAGCGGCAACTTCATCCAGATACTCGATTCCAAGGGCGATATCGTCGCGCGCGGCTCGACACTCGAGGGTTTTAATATCCCTGTTTCCGACGAAACCTACTCCAATGCCGTAAAGGGCAAGGAGACCTACGAGACCATAAAGCCGTTTGGCGTCTATCCAATACGCGTTTTTTCCAAGCCAGTGATGCTAGAAGAAAGAGGGCTCGTTGCGATAGTTCAGGTCGGGGCCTCGCTTGAGGGCATGGAGGCCGTGTTCCATTACATGTTTTACTTCTTCGCGGTCGGCATCGTCGTGTCCGTTGCCATAGCGGCAATCGTCGGAGCGTTCCTCGCCAGAAAGGCCCTTGAGCCGGTAAAGGAACTTACGCTTGTGGCAAGGCGCATTACGGCAGAGAATTTGAAAAACAGGATAGACGTGAAAACCCCGGACGACGAAATGGGGCGGCTTGCCTCCACATTTAACGGCATGATAACGAGGCTTGACCGCTCGTTTAGGCAGATAAAACAGTTCACTGCAGACGCTTCCCATGAACTCAAGACGCCGCTTACCGTTATGAAGGGGGAGTTGGAAATAGCCCTTAGG belongs to Deltaproteobacteria bacterium and includes:
- a CDS encoding ATP-binding protein, producing MKRIFSIKLSVRSRLTAWYVALLTISLVSFGAAFFYAISTVFVSRTDAQISAVAEMMPHAIVLPSGQLNVPKRFDVILERFFGVKTSGNFIQILDSKGDIVARGSTLEGFNIPVSDETYSNAVKGKETYETIKPFGVYPIRVFSKPVMLEERGLVAIVQVGASLEGMEAVFHYMFYFFAVGIVVSVAIAAIVGAFLARKALEPVKELTLVARRITAENLKNRIDVKTPDDEMGRLASTFNGMITRLDRSFRQIKQFTADASHELKTPLTVMKGELEIALRGRLSNEEMQEVLKSTLEEVDRMSGIVQNLLTLARTDVESGSRRMTAVRVDELLAEKFEQTKKLAAEKGVKLEIEKAAYVLVFADVIRLGQVIYNLIDNAIKYTDKGGVVSISLTEEAGSAVLRVKDTGMGISKEHLPYIFDRFYRVDKARTGGAGGVGLGLSICKEMVESFDGTIGAESEEGKGTTFTVRIPLAVAIER